In Humulus lupulus chromosome 6, drHumLupu1.1, whole genome shotgun sequence, a single genomic region encodes these proteins:
- the LOC133785528 gene encoding L10-interacting MYB domain-containing protein-like, translated as MASEGEVTQGKSKAIWDPPTHEKWIDLAVEQVRAGNRNGSHLSKLGSKIFIEKFNLATKRNYDRKQMKNHWDNVKKEWQLWDSLLRGETGLGWDIQRQTVHAPDEWWDAKLQKYPDAAKFRVRGLEHSFKLDELFRDVTATRARAWAPTSGSLPPLYIEDHNDIEIDENLEESDHEGVGDPMKKETKLLGPNRTQFKKGKKNNSTTSKLSKQLDEICEAIKNRSSYIRTDPPGCSVQEVIDKLVTLQEVIDKLVFKVGTSLFTKKANREIFVALKEPKYQIEWMKEQEFDF; from the exons atggCGAGTGAGGGTGAGGTAACACAAGGAAAATCAAAAGCAATTTGGGATCCACCAACACATGAGAAATGGATTGATTTAGCGGTAGAACAAGTGAGAGCAGGTAATAGAAATGGATCTCATTTGAGCAAATTAGGTTCGaaaatttttattgaaaaatttAATCTTGCAACAAAAAGAAATTATGATCGAAAGCAAATGAAAAATCATTGGGATAATGTCAAAAAAGAGTGGCAACTATGGGATTCATTACTTAGAGGAGAGACTGGACTTGGTTGGGACATACAGAGGCAAACAGTTCATGCTCCAGATGAATGGTGGGATGCAAAGTTACAA AAATATCCGGATGCTGCTAAATTTCGAGTGAGAGGTTTAGAACATTCTTTCAAACTGGATGAGTTGTTTAGAGATGTTACTGCTACAAGAGCTAGAGCTTGGGCACCAACCTCTGGTTCACTACCTCCTTTATACATCGAGGATCATAATGATATagagattgatgagaatttggagGAAAGTGATCATGAGGGAGTGGGTGATCCAATGAAAAAAGAGACTAAATTACTTGGTCCAAATAGAACGCAATTTAAGAAGGGAAAAAAGAATAATTCTACAACATCAAAGTTGTCCAAACAACTTGATGAGATTTGTGAGGCGATCAAAAATAGGAGTTCATACATACGTACCGATCCACCGGGGTGTAGTGTTCAAGAAGTTATCGATAAGTTAGTTACACTTCAAGAAGTTATCGATAAGTTAGTTTTCAAAGTTGGTACTTCCTTGTTCACAAAGAAAGCAAATAGGGAAATTTTTGTAGCTTTGAAGGAGCCTAAATATCAAATTGAATGGATGAAAGAACAAGAGTTCGATTtctaa
- the LOC133785527 gene encoding protein ALP1-like, whose protein sequence is MDSDTNSEDMNEEYIQQVIAEEMEIDELVLVVARTSVYYHNNFLVKEPCRNSPHTGWKFMMEIMDGNGRRCHEMFRMEKHVFCKLCDRLRSYGLKSSKGVRLEESVGMFMMILGHGAGNRMIQEHFQHSGETVSRQFSNVLEKMSMLALDEIRPPENFDEVPYYIRNNPRYWPYFKDCIGAIDGTHVRVSLPVDKQIPYIGRKGCPTQNIMDVCGFDMLFTFVWASWEGTAHDTRIFLEALRNTHLNFPKPPNGKYYLVDAGYPNMKGYLAPYKGTRYHLPQFQQGSQPSGSKEVFNHTHSSLRSVIERCFGVWKARWEILQRMPNYKFDKQVAIVTASMTLHNFIRRETINDIEFSSCDEANDDFVNDDDPNINLVRDESEMGVIRDRIAAELMLR, encoded by the exons ATGGATAGTGACACAAATTCAGAAGACATGAATGAAGAATATATACAACAAGTCATAGCAGAAGAAATGGAAATTGATGAACTTGTCCTTGTTGTTGCAAGAACATCagtatattatcataataattttTTGGTTAAGGAACCATGTAGAAATTCACCTCACACTGGCTGGAAATTTATGATGGAAATTATGGATGGAAATGGTCGACGATGTCATGAGATGTTTCGAATGGAAAAACATGTTTTTTGTAAACTATGTGATAGATTGAGAAGTTATGGACTAAAATCTAGTAAAGGTGTGAGACTAGAAGAGTCAGTTGgtatgtttatgatgattttaGGACATGGTGCAGGAAATAGAAtgattcaagagcattttcaacaTTCAGGTGAAACTGTTAGTAGACAATTTTCAAATGTATTGGAAAAAATGAGTATGCTTGCTTTGGATGAAATTAGACCACCTGAAAATTTTGATGAAGTCCCATATTATATACGAAACAATCCTAGATATTGGCCATACTTTAAG GATTGTATTGGAGCAATAGACGGAACACATGTTCGAGTTTCACTTCCAGTAGATAAACAAATACCATACATTGGAAGAAAGGGTTGTCCTACACAAAATATTATGGATGTATGTGGATTTGATATGTTATTCACATTTGTATGGGCGAGTTGGGAAGGAACAGCACATGATACTCGTATATTTCTTGAAGCATTAAGAAATACACATCTTAATTTTCCTAAACCACCCAATG GTAAGTATTACTTAGTTGATGCAGGGTATCCAAATATGAAAGGTTATTTAGCTCCATATAAAGGGACAAGATACCATCTTCCTCAATTTCAACAAGGTAGTCAACCTAGTGGCTCTAAAGAAGTATTTAACCACACTCATTCATCATTGCGCAGTGTTATTGAACGATGTTTTGGTGTATGGAAAGCacgatgggaaattttgcaacgAATGCCAAATTATAAGTTTGATAAACAAGTAGCTATTGTTACAGCTTCAATGACTTTACATAATTTTATCAGGAGAGAGACCATTAATGACATAGAGTTCTCATCTTGtgatgaagcaaatgatgattTTGTAAATGACGATGACCCAAATATTAACTTAGTAAGAGATGAGAGTGAAATGGGAGTTATTCGTGATAGAATCGCAGCTGAACTCATGCTTAGATAA